A genomic region of Synergistales bacterium contains the following coding sequences:
- a CDS encoding ADP-ribosylglycohydrolase family protein, with protein sequence MIGAIAGDVIGSVYEGRPVKRTDFPLFLEGSRFTDDTVLTVALADCLLSGGSYRDYLCRYGQAYPDAGFSSATRRRLLQGAREPANSLGNGAAMRVSPVGWAFDDEEVVKAEAEASALPTHGHPEGIRGAQAVALGVFWARRGVDRREIARRVESFAGYDLGTSIAELRPAYRFDATAPGSVPQAFRAFLEAGDFEEAVRLAVSLGGDADTLAAIAGALAEAACGPPPAWIADEVRRRLPTGFLDVIERFGQRYL encoded by the coding sequence TGATCGGGTCGGTCTACGAAGGCCGGCCTGTCAAGCGGACCGATTTCCCGCTCTTTCTTGAGGGGAGCCGATTCACCGACGATACGGTGCTCACCGTGGCGCTGGCGGACTGCCTGCTCAGCGGCGGCAGCTACCGGGACTACCTCTGTCGCTACGGGCAGGCCTATCCCGATGCGGGCTTCAGCAGCGCCACCAGGCGCCGACTGCTGCAGGGGGCCCGGGAGCCCGCGAACAGCCTGGGCAACGGGGCGGCCATGCGGGTGAGCCCTGTCGGCTGGGCCTTCGACGACGAGGAAGTGGTGAAGGCGGAGGCCGAGGCGAGCGCACTGCCCACCCACGGCCACCCCGAGGGGATCAGAGGGGCACAGGCGGTGGCGCTGGGGGTGTTCTGGGCGCGCAGAGGGGTGGACCGGCGGGAGATCGCCCGCCGGGTGGAATCCTTCGCCGGGTACGATCTGGGCACCTCCATTGCGGAGCTCCGCCCAGCCTACCGTTTCGACGCCACCGCGCCGGGCAGCGTTCCCCAGGCGTTTCGTGCCTTTCTTGAGGCCGGGGACTTCGAGGAGGCGGTGCGTCTGGCCGTCTCCCTGGGGGGTGACGCCGACACCCTGGCCGCCATCGCCGGGGCGCTGGCGGAGGCCGCCTGCGGCCCGCCGCCGGCCTGGATCGCCGACGAGGTGCGCCGTCGCCTCCCCACAGGGTTCCTCGACGTGATCGAGCGATTTGGGCAACGCTACCTATAG